In bacterium, one genomic interval encodes:
- a CDS encoding DUF4231 domain-containing protein — MTGDTQSKTVLTMSNQDYPGLYQGADAASASAQKIYFLLQQIYLGSLIIGGLTGMLTSLFTGSVLTGTYTVMAIVLAIGLLVLWIGRARQDDSAWFDCRAIAESVKTATWRYMMIAAPFQNHGTIDQEFISELQEIRKARPECQKHFAGVAAASNPPITDFMRKVRESAYEDRKHFYIEQRLCDQKSWYFRKAKLNAGESVRWFWWTAGLQSIAVIAAIIQAAAGGVGFNMVPILTTCAAAVAAWNQMKRHDELKKSYALASQELNELEVIARNLANESDFPQLVEQIEEASSREHTMWCARRDVLLRRTGAKAR, encoded by the coding sequence ATGACCGGTGATACGCAGAGCAAGACGGTGCTCACTATGAGCAATCAAGATTATCCCGGCCTATACCAAGGAGCCGATGCAGCTTCTGCCTCAGCACAGAAGATCTATTTCTTGTTGCAGCAGATATACCTTGGTTCCCTCATCATAGGCGGATTGACTGGCATGCTGACTTCTCTTTTCACTGGTAGCGTACTCACGGGAACATACACCGTAATGGCTATAGTCCTGGCAATTGGTCTTTTGGTTTTGTGGATCGGCCGCGCGCGCCAGGATGACAGTGCATGGTTCGATTGTCGGGCTATTGCCGAGTCAGTAAAGACAGCAACGTGGCGATATATGATGATTGCCGCCCCTTTTCAGAATCATGGCACAATTGATCAGGAGTTCATTTCAGAACTTCAAGAAATCAGGAAGGCAAGACCCGAGTGTCAGAAGCATTTCGCAGGTGTGGCTGCCGCCAGTAATCCGCCTATTACTGATTTCATGCGCAAGGTGAGAGAAAGTGCATACGAAGATCGGAAACATTTCTATATTGAACAAAGACTCTGTGATCAGAAATCTTGGTACTTCCGCAAAGCCAAGCTGAACGCTGGTGAGAGTGTGCGATGGTTTTGGTGGACCGCTGGTCTACAAAGTATCGCGGTGATCGCTGCCATCATTCAAGCCGCTGCTGGAGGAGTTGGATTCAACATGGTCCCCATACTTACCACCTGTGCAGCAGCGGTTGCCGCCTGGAACCAGATGAAGCGTCATGACGAATTAAAGAAGTCATACGCACTTGCATCACAAGAACTCAATGAACTTGAAGTCATAGCCAGAAATTTAGCCAACGAAAGTGATTTCCCGCAACTCGTGGAACAGATCGAGGAAGCGAGCTCGCGAGAACATACCATGTGGTGTGCCCGTAGGGATGTTCTGCTTCGTAGAACCGGCGCTAAAGCTCGGTAA
- the brxL gene encoding BREX system Lon protease-like protein BrxL gives MNLKLKEVFSGKVVNKAHTIDTGVDEFPRYVLEYLIDNYCAEETFHEDMEKVVRRLKETFVYGAEAEKIRHYIRENRHHSVIASLEARLVETEDKYWGSISAINENFVNIPENIVRQYPMLLSGGMWGTIDLTYDETEIHSKKIRPFKITGFTPFQVSVINLDEFIERRKEFSTEEWIDVLVNSCGLDPSQMTRRQKLLYLCRCIPLVETNVNMVELAPRETGKTYLYRNISYYAHVLSGGKATPAQLFINLNSGRIGEVGVRDAVVFDEIANTDFTDPRSFVSIMQGYMQDAKFSRGKKEILAFASLVFVGNLDVQGSLPHEKYYHLFEPLPDFLQVIAFLDRVHAYLPGWEIPKLAPNSYSKDYGFVTDYFCEIMHELRRIDLLGTLRARFDVVDHAGRTHGVSGRDQRAVMKTTSALLKLLHPDGQVTDEELENILSLSCELRQRVRDQLHLIAPGEYDRISLGAVMKPSGRRVVPELPDSKRVQRVVLPEQPSVGEVVGLAVEGDHGCILHFEMQATKGAGRIVPLGSIQRVMRESIEAAAQYIRAKHEDLGISAEWRKSYDVAVLATFMGVPKEGPSAGITIVTGIVSALKRIPIRNDLAMTGEITIMGKVLPVGGIQQKVRAAYDAGVKEVLLPADNLKEAEGLPSYVLEAVKLTPVESIEKVLELALLKDA, from the coding sequence ATGAATCTGAAGCTAAAAGAGGTTTTCAGCGGCAAAGTCGTCAATAAGGCCCATACGATCGATACGGGCGTTGACGAGTTTCCCCGCTACGTCCTCGAATACCTCATCGACAACTACTGTGCCGAAGAAACATTCCATGAAGACATGGAAAAGGTCGTGAGACGGCTAAAAGAAACCTTTGTTTACGGGGCGGAAGCGGAGAAAATCAGACACTATATCCGTGAAAATCGCCACCATTCCGTGATCGCCAGCCTGGAAGCCCGGCTGGTTGAAACGGAAGATAAATATTGGGGATCCATTTCAGCGATCAATGAAAATTTCGTGAACATCCCGGAGAATATCGTCCGGCAATATCCCATGCTCCTTTCCGGCGGGATGTGGGGGACCATCGACCTGACCTATGACGAAACCGAGATTCATAGCAAGAAAATCAGGCCCTTCAAGATCACCGGATTCACGCCCTTTCAAGTCAGCGTCATCAACCTGGATGAATTCATAGAGCGACGCAAGGAGTTCTCTACGGAAGAATGGATTGATGTCCTGGTCAATTCCTGCGGCCTCGATCCTTCGCAAATGACGCGGCGTCAGAAATTACTCTACCTTTGCCGTTGCATCCCTCTGGTCGAAACGAACGTCAACATGGTGGAGCTTGCGCCACGGGAAACCGGAAAGACGTATCTCTATCGCAATATTTCTTACTACGCGCACGTGCTGTCCGGCGGCAAGGCAACCCCTGCCCAGCTTTTCATCAACTTGAATTCGGGAAGGATCGGTGAAGTCGGGGTCCGTGATGCCGTTGTTTTCGACGAAATTGCGAACACGGATTTTACCGATCCCCGGTCCTTCGTCAGCATTATGCAGGGATACATGCAGGACGCAAAGTTCAGCAGGGGGAAGAAGGAAATCCTGGCCTTCGCCAGTCTGGTCTTCGTCGGCAATCTCGACGTCCAGGGCAGCCTTCCGCACGAAAAGTATTACCACCTCTTTGAACCCTTGCCGGATTTTCTTCAGGTCATCGCTTTTCTGGATCGCGTTCATGCCTATCTTCCCGGTTGGGAGATCCCCAAGCTGGCGCCGAACAGTTATTCGAAAGACTATGGGTTTGTTACGGATTACTTCTGCGAGATCATGCACGAGCTGCGCCGCATCGACCTGCTCGGAACCCTGCGCGCCCGTTTCGATGTCGTTGACCATGCCGGCAGAACCCACGGCGTCTCCGGCCGCGATCAACGAGCCGTCATGAAAACGACCTCTGCTTTGCTGAAACTCCTTCACCCTGACGGACAGGTGACCGACGAGGAGCTTGAAAATATCCTGAGTTTATCTTGCGAACTGCGGCAAAGGGTGCGGGACCAGCTCCATCTGATAGCGCCCGGCGAATACGATCGGATCTCTTTAGGCGCAGTCATGAAGCCCTCGGGTAGGCGAGTTGTGCCGGAGCTTCCGGACAGCAAACGGGTGCAGCGCGTCGTGCTCCCCGAGCAGCCCTCCGTCGGTGAAGTTGTCGGATTGGCCGTTGAAGGGGATCATGGGTGCATCCTGCACTTTGAAATGCAGGCAACCAAAGGAGCGGGGCGAATCGTGCCGCTGGGATCGATCCAGAGAGTCATGCGGGAGAGCATCGAGGCGGCCGCGCAGTACATCCGGGCAAAACATGAAGACCTGGGGATCAGCGCCGAATGGCGCAAAAGCTACGATGTCGCGGTATTGGCAACCTTCATGGGCGTTCCCAAGGAAGGCCCGTCCGCCGGGATAACGATCGTGACAGGGATCGTGTCGGCCTTGAAGAGGATCCCCATTCGAAACGACCTCGCCATGACCGGAGAGATTACGATCATGGGCAAGGTGCTCCCGGTCGGCGGCATCCAGCAAAAGGTTCGAGCGGCCTACGATGCCGGCGTCAAAGAGGTCCTCTTGCCGGCTGATAATCTGAAGGAAGCCGAAGGGCTGCCTTCCTATGTGCTTGAAGCGGTCAAATTGACGCCGGTGGAAAGCATCGAGAAGGTGCTGGAGTTGGCCCTACTCAAGGATGCGTGA